The following DNA comes from Brassica oleracea var. oleracea cultivar TO1000 chromosome C5, BOL, whole genome shotgun sequence.
ATCTGAACCGGATTATATATAATGTATCAGGTCTATAGGTTTAACCACGAATCTAGGTCAGATATGAAAAAAATTCTTAAAGCTCAAATATTATTATAGAACAACTACCATATTTCGAACAAATACCATATTTTGAAGAGAAAAAAAACAATTGATATAAACCTAAAAACTCAATTGTTATGGTTCGAATAAAAAATATTGGTAGTTTATAAATCAGTTTTCGATCAATAAATGAAAAACAAGCCCGTGTTTTTTAAGCGTGAATCAAAATCTAGTAATTTATTAAATTGTATAACTAGTTCAAATGTACAGTTAGTACAACTAATACAAGTGATATAACTGTACAACTGGTACAAACAATAAAAATTAATTTTAAATATTTAAAGTTAAGTGAATATGGGCCAAGTTTTAGGTATTGAGTTTGAGTTCGGATTTAGTTGGTTGGGTTGGTAAATAAGTTAAAGTTTTTAGGTTTTAATGTTTTATGGATGTTTTGCTGACCTTTCATATTAAATTTAATTCTAAAAGAAATTCAAATTATAAGGGGTCCAAAATAGATTTTTTCAGATCCAAGTGGTCCGTTATAGAATTTGATCCGTTATGGAATTTGATCCATGAGTGTTTTATGTGGGTGATCCATGAGTGTTTTATGTGGGTGATCCATGAGTGTTTTATGTGGGTCCCGTTGACACGTTCCGTATATCCCTTATATCCCTTCAGCTTCGAATCTTTATTTCTTCTCCGGGGAACAAAATGAATTAGACCAAAGCTTTCTCTTTTGCTCAAGGCCCTTGACAAAGTTCTTTCAAGCCTGGTATCACCAGTCAACAAAGACAATTATATAACGGTTAACACGCATGAATTTCAGTTTCACCATTGGTATATAACCAAACTAGGAGACTTGAAAGATTACATAAACTATCTGTAAAAGATACCTGATCGAGTTATTTAAAGAAATAGCATCCAACATGTTGTAACGTTCAGACCAAAACGAGAGACTCGAAATAGTTTGTGGCTATGGTTGTCTTAATAGTTCAACTCACAGAAAAAATAATCCAAATATCCAGAGTAGATATTGTGCTACAGACACTGAAGAAAAAAGCCCTACAGAAATGGCCGAACAAACCCATTCTCTCTCTCTCTTGCAACTATAGTAACTAAAGAAATTTACCACAACATAACGCACCCAAACGGTAAAATGGTAATTACATTCATACGAGATATTTCAAACCTTTTTTTATCTAAGGGGAAAATTACCACCACCCTGTCCTGTCTCCCTTCGTTTTACTTGTTCCCCCTAAAGTAGAGGTAAATTTTCTGCACACCCACAACGAAACACGATCAATTCAGATGTTGGCCGGTTAAAATTAGCAAATCCCTTTGCGGTTAACAATTTTTAAAGAAGCCATGGAGTTACTAATCAGTAGCTTACCTGAAGAACCCATAGACTCAGAAGTGACTCCAAGCAGAAGAGACCAAAACCGATAAAGTAGAAGATCTGCATTCATTCATTAAGGTTTGGTTTAGCTTAGCTATCATTAAGCTTTCTTCAAGGTGAGCATATACATATGAGCGTCGTAAATAAAAATATAAAATACGGGTTGTACCCCTGCTAATAAACTGTCTGAGATGACATCAATTGCTGCAAGCACACCCCTGTTGATCATAGAAATAGAATGTGATCAAATTATCCCAAGGCAACAAACCATAAAGAGACCCGGAATCTTCTAGAGCATTAATTTTGACGGTCGACTACGTGTCTCTGTCCGAGAAAGTTTTACAAAGTTGAATCACAGCTAGAGTGAACGAAGCTCAAACAAAAATTTATAGTTATAGTTATTAAGTTAAAACTCCGTATTTTCAAATCGATCAAAACAATTTAGAATTTTCCAAGTGAAATACTCACTAGACTAATCAACTATACACGAAGTAACAAATAAAGTTCGAGCGCAAAGGGAATCTTTGGCTATGATTGAAAGACTTACGTTAAAGACTTCCCCTGGAAAAAGATGGGCGGGGCAATGGCGGCAACGATGCAGAAACCAATGTGAATCTGTGAGGAGCATAGGTCAATCATATGGGAAATGGAAACTACATCTGCTTCTAGGTAAGGTACAAAATTTTAGATATGAAAAGTTTGTATGACTCACCAAGTAAGTGAAGAAAAACCAACCAAACTTCAAAGCGCTGTCAGTCCTACAAGGTCGTGAAAAGTACACCAATTATATTAACTGTCCAGTTAATAATGACTTGTACGAAAACCATTGGAAGAAAACTAGTTAAAAGGAGAACTACCTCATGGCTCGGTAGAGAGGCCTGTACCATACAACATAAGAAAGTGGACATCCAATCAACGCATATATCGTGGCAAGGAAAAATATTTTTACACCTATCATTAATATTAAACAATAAGCATTAGTTCAACTTCAACCAAATCCAATCAGAACTTCATTACCCATAGAAATAAAACATAAACTGATAGTGTCAAGCTCACCTCCGCCTTTAATCCAGCACACCATGGTTGCAATCACATTGAATACCAGACACAAAACAATACCTGAAAGCCAGCAGTAGAATACAAGCCCCCGTCAATTCAACGCAGTAGAAACATTTCACGGAAACAAAAACAAACCAAACAGAACTTACCTAACCAACTAGCAAAAGCCAGGTACTGCAGCTTTTGTGCATAGACTGGTATCTCATTAGCAATGTCATGGTGTATGATTGGGAAAAACGGGGGCCAGTTTTTATCATCTATTTGAACACCAGCTGCAACAAAATAAGATGAGAACAGTTAGCTATTTATCCACCACTACAGGTAGATAAAACTAATGATAAACTATTATCATCAATTGTTGTGTTGGCTAACATTTAGCAATAGCATCCTCCCTCCGCTTAATATCCTGAGTGAAAAGAATATAGAGTTGTACAAATAAACATTAGTCAGCAGGGTGAGGTTATATTTGACAAATACATATCAAGTGGTTAGTGTTACTAACCATTTCTTTCTTCCTAAGCTCAGCTTCCCAGTCAGCAAGCTTTCTTTGTTTCTGTGAAGAGTCCTGCAGCAGTTAAAAACGCAGGTGAGAAAGAGGTTTATTATGAGTTTAGGAGAGAGAAAGAAGTGATTACATTCATGGTATCCAAGGGAATATCAACAGTAGCATCGAGGCTTTGGCCAAATCCAACTGGTCTAGATGCAGCAGGAACCCTTCCGCCGCCTTTCTGCAAATATTCAACAACAATCAGTAAAACTATCCAATGTCAGTAGTAACCTAGAGGAAAACTTCACCATTGAGTTTGATAATCCAAATCTAAAGGAATGAGTCTCACTCATAAAGACTACTACACTCCAAATTACTCGCTAAACGCCAGTAGGTTCTCGGAAAAATCCTAAACTAGTTCCCAGATCCAACGATACAATAAATCCAGATGAAAAATCGGAGATCCATAACCTCGGCACTGCTCGAAACAGGGATGACAGATCTAGATTCATAAGCATAAAATCCAAAGGCGACTTAGAGAAAATGCAAAGCGGAGATTTAGTGAGAAAGCGTTACGGAGAAGGGATTGACGATTTCTTCATCTTCCTCATCGAAAGGGTTGGGGTCGTGGTGACGATTCATTGTTGGTTGCCGATCCCTTTATTTACCACCTCGAATCTTATTCTCCGATAAGATCGCCCGAGATCCAGTGAGAGTGAGACTAAGAGCATGTAACCCCTCTCATAAGTATTGTTTATTAATTTTATGGGGGAGCATGAATAGTGATGAACCCGGATCAATTCTGCTTCTCCATCAATGAACCTGAAGTGTGAGTTCATAAGAATAAAATAATAATTTTTGCTTGACAAAAAATGGAATTTTTTTTTTTTGAAAAGTGAATATTCAATATAATGAGAATTTTATTCAATATAATGAAAAAAAAATTGGTTTTTAAATTTTGAAAAGTGAATATTCAATATAATGGAAAAAATTTTGGTTTTTAAATTTTTTTTTTGAATATTATTCAATTTGAGAATTCAATAAGAGAGAGAATATTTTGTAATATGTTTTTAAAAAGTTTTTATTCAATATATTGAGAATTCATGAACATACAAAGATTATTCATCATGATTACCATATTTTTCCCAAACATTCTCAACTAAATCAGCTTTCAAACGTTCATGTATATGTGGATCCCGAATTTGATTGTGAATGGTAAGCATAGGGACATTGACACTTTCTCTACTTTTCACCTTGGAACTTCGGCTAGACTCTCCTGACTCGTACTCAGATGTATCAATTTGAATGTATCTGTGTCGTTCGTCCTCCACTATCATATTGTGCAATATGACACAAGTTCTCATTATCTTTCCTATCTTNNNNNNNNNNNNNNNNNNNNNNNNNNNNNNNNNNNNNNNNNNNNNNNNNNNNNNNNNNNNNNNNNNNNNNNNNNNNNNNNNNNNNNNNNNNNNNNNNNNNNNNNTACGTTCAGCAAATAACTCTGCTTTAGGACCTTGAGGAAGTTTGATGGATTGGATAAATGTTACCCAATTAGGATAAATTCCGTCGGTAAGATAGTAGGCCATACGATAAGTGTGGTTGTTGACCTTGAACTTAACTTTAGGTGCTCGACCTTGTAAAATGTCATCAAAAACTGGTGACCGATCAATAGAGCTGGAAATTTTAATCATTGCCCGCGGGCCCCGCCCCGTTTGATCCGCCGCGGGGCGGGTGCGGGTCGAACCATTTGAAATTTTTAAATCGCGGATGCGGGTGCGGGTCGAGATTATTTTGAGCGGGACGGGTGCGGGTCAGCCGAATTTGAATCGCGGGTACCCGCCAACCCGCAAATTAAAAAAAAAAAAAAATTTTGAAAAAAAAAACATTTTTCGTAAAATATATAAAAAACAATAAATATTTGTATAATATTAATTATAAATATATATTTTTAAAAGTATTTTTTAAAAATAACTATTATATAAATAAAAAATAATTATTTTTAATTAAAATAATTATTATATAATTAGAAAATAATCATTTTTAATTAAAATAACTATTTTTAATATAATTAATATTACCCGCGGGTTTGGCGGGTTACCCGCGGGTTTTGGCGGNNNNNNNNNNNNNNNNNNNNNNNNNNNNNNNNNNNNNNNNNNNNNNNNNNNNNNNNNNNNNNNNNNNNNNNNNNNNNNNNNNNNNNNNNNNNNNNNNNNNNNNNNNNNNNNNNNNNNNNNNNNNNNNNNNNNNNNNNNNNNNNNNNNNNNNNNNNNNNNNNNNNNNNNNNNNNNNNNNNNNNNNNNNNNNNNNNNNNNNNNNNNNNNNNNNNNNNNNNNNNNNNNNNNNNNNNNNNNNNNNNNNNNNNNNNNNNNNNNNNNNNNNNNNNNNNNNNNNNNNNNNNNNNNNNNNNNNNNNNNNNNNNNNNNNNNNNNNNNNNNNNNNNNNNNNNNNNNNNNNNNNNNNNNNNNNNNNNNNNNNNNNNNNNNNNNNNNNNNNNNNNNNNNNNNNNNNNNNNNNNNNNNNNNNNNNNNNNNNNNNNNNNNNNNNNNNNNNNNNNNNNNNNNNNNNNNNNNNNNNNNNNNNNNNNNNNNNNNNNNNNNNNNNNNNNNNNNNNNNNNNNNNNNNNNNNNNNNNNNNNNNNNNNNNNNNNNNNNNNNNNNNNNNNNNNNNNNNNNNNNNNNNNNNNNNNNNNNNNNNNNNNNNNNNNNNNNNNNNNNNNNNNNNNNNNNNNNNNNNNNNNNNNNNNNNNNNNNNNNNNNNNNNNNNNNNNNNNNNNNNNNNNNNNNNNNNNNNNNNNNNNNNNNNNNNNNNNNNNNNNNNNNNNNNNNNNNNNNNNNNNNNNNNNNNNNNNNNNNNNNNNNNNNNNNNNNNNNNNNNNNNNNNNNNNNNNNNNNNNNNNNNNNNNNNNNNNNNNNNNNNNNNNNNNNNNNNNNNNNNNNNNNNNNNNNNNNNNNNNNNNNNNNNNNNNNNNNNNNNNNNNNNNNNNNNNNNNNNNNNNNNNNNNNNNNNNNNNNNNNNNNNNNNNNNNNNNNNNNNNNNNNNNNNNNNNNNNNNNNNNNNNNNNNNNNNNNNNNNNNNNNNNNNNNNNNNNNNNNNNNNNNNNNNNNNNNNNNNNNNNNNNNNNNNNNNNNNNNNNNNNNNNNNNNNNNNNNNNNNNNNNNNNNNNNNNNNNNNNNNNNNNNNNNNNNNNNNNNNNNNNNNNNNNNNNNNNNNNNNNNNNNNNNNNNNNNNNNNNNNNNNNNNNNNNNNNNNNNNNNNNNNNNNNNNNNNNNNNNNNNNNNNNNNNNNNNNNNNNNNNNNNNNNNNNNNNNNNNNNNNNNNNNNNNNNNNNNNNNNNNNNNNNNNNNNNNNNNNNNNNNNNNNNNNNNNNNNNNNNNNNNNNNNNNNNNNNNNNNNNNNNNNNNNNNNNNNNNNNNNNNNNNNNNNNNNNNNNNNNNNNNNNNNNNNNNNNNNNNNNNNNNNNNNNNNNNNNNNNNNNNNNNNNNNNNNNNNNNNNNNNNNNNNNNNNNNNNNNNNNNNNNNNNNNNNNNNNNNNNNNNNNNNNNNNNNNNNNNNNNNNNNNNNNNNNNNNNNNNNNNNNNNNNNNNNNNNNNNNNNNNNNNNNNNNNNNNNNNNNNNNNNNNNNNNNNNNNNNNNNNNNNNNNNNNNNNNNNNNNNNNNNNNNNNNNNNNNNNNNNNNNNNNNNNNNNNNNNNNNNNNNNNNNNNNNNNNNNNNNNNNNNNNNNNNNNNNNNNNNNNNNNNNNNNNNNNNNNNNNNNNNNNNNNNNNNNNNNNNNNNNNNNNNNNNNNNNNNNNNNNNNNNNNNNNNNNNNNNNNNNNNNNNNNNNNNNNNNNNNNNNNNNNNNNNNNNNNNNNNNNNNNNNNNNNNNNNNNNNNNNNNNNNNNNNNNNNNN
Coding sequences within:
- the LOC106343927 gene encoding secretory carrier-associated membrane protein 4, producing the protein MNRHHDPNPFDEEDEEIVNPFSKGGGRVPAASRPVGFGQSLDATVDIPLDTMNDSSQKQRKLADWEAELRKKEMDIKRREDAIAKSGVQIDDKNWPPFFPIIHHDIANEIPVYAQKLQYLAFASWLGIVLCLVFNVIATMVCWIKGGGVKIFFLATIYALIGCPLSYVVWYRPLYRAMRTDSALKFGWFFFTYLIHIGFCIVAAIAPPIFFQGKSLTGVLAAIDVISDSLLAGIFYFIGFGLFCLESLLSLWVLQKIYLYFRGNK